The Ignavibacteriales bacterium genome includes a region encoding these proteins:
- a CDS encoding 4Fe-4S binding protein, which translates to MKSEFRSIRINREKCTGRMRCLRVCPTQAIRVREGKAVLLSDHCIDCGECVRACPNHAIVPQTSSFSDLSAFKYTIALPSPVFYSQFGKDVKPAAILNALKSVGFDDAYDVTCASESVSIAIQEYLDTNPSPRPMISPFCPTIVRLIQSRYPNLLDHLIPIESPMEIAAREAKRVKMRELGLKESDIGAIYLAPCPAKMTALKNPPRKKHSFLDGVIPISEIYPDVLRALPNADATNGRKDIRGLGLGWPNVGGQVACLKAEESIAIAGLADVMRVLDEIENGRLRDIQYIECHSCPTACVGGSLNVENPYIARGRVLRMVQDHGAEPCDDREKIRELYQKDFFSLVGRIAPSPVEPLDKDISRGLQKMQRRNQIYDMLPQIDCGVCGAPTCMTFAEDVVKGDAETDDCVFLTLKTFETLSTNLVDVVGKQNRKVRGNIEGRVHSA; encoded by the coding sequence ATGAAAAGCGAATTTCGATCAATACGGATCAATCGAGAGAAGTGTACCGGACGCATGAGATGCCTGCGCGTCTGCCCGACGCAGGCCATCCGCGTGCGCGAAGGGAAAGCAGTTCTCCTGAGTGATCACTGCATCGACTGCGGTGAATGCGTCAGAGCATGTCCGAATCACGCCATCGTGCCGCAGACAAGTTCCTTCAGTGATCTGTCGGCATTCAAGTACACAATCGCGTTGCCTTCTCCGGTCTTTTACTCTCAATTTGGCAAGGATGTCAAGCCCGCCGCGATCCTGAACGCCCTCAAGTCGGTCGGATTTGACGACGCTTATGATGTGACATGCGCGTCGGAATCGGTAAGCATCGCGATCCAGGAATATCTGGATACGAACCCAAGCCCGCGGCCGATGATTTCGCCGTTCTGCCCGACTATCGTGAGACTGATTCAGAGCCGATACCCGAATCTCCTCGATCATCTTATTCCCATAGAATCGCCGATGGAGATTGCCGCCAGGGAAGCGAAGCGTGTGAAAATGCGGGAACTGGGGCTCAAAGAGAGTGACATTGGAGCGATTTACCTGGCGCCCTGCCCTGCAAAAATGACTGCCCTCAAGAACCCGCCGAGAAAGAAGCACTCGTTCCTTGACGGCGTGATCCCGATCTCTGAAATCTACCCGGATGTTCTTCGCGCACTGCCGAACGCTGATGCAACAAACGGAAGGAAAGATATTCGCGGGCTCGGCCTTGGCTGGCCAAACGTCGGAGGGCAGGTCGCGTGTCTCAAGGCCGAAGAGTCTATCGCGATAGCAGGATTGGCGGACGTGATGAGGGTTCTTGACGAGATCGAAAACGGCAGGCTGAGGGATATTCAGTATATCGAATGCCATTCGTGCCCGACAGCATGTGTCGGTGGATCTCTGAATGTCGAGAATCCGTACATCGCCCGGGGAAGGGTCCTGCGCATGGTGCAGGATCACGGTGCGGAGCCGTGCGACGATAGAGAGAAAATCCGGGAGCTGTATCAGAAGGATTTCTTCTCGCTTGTCGGCCGAATAGCTCCGAGCCCGGTCGAGCCTCTCGACAAGGATATCTCGCGGGGATTGCAGAAAATGCAGCGCCGGAATCAGATCTACGATATGCTGCCGCAAATTGATTGCGGTGTCTGCGGCGCCCCCACATGCATGACGTTTGCGGAAGATGTTGTGAAGGGGGATGCCGAAACCGACGATTGCGTCTTTCTCACGTTGAAGACGTTCGAGACGCTCTCCACGAATCTCGTGGATGTTGTCGGGAAACAAAACAGAAAAGTGCGTGGCAATATTGAAGGACGAGTCCATTCAGCTTAG
- a CDS encoding FAD-dependent oxidoreductase — MHESAKPTNGNGQIKIGVYVCHCGVNISATVNVTQVCNFIAKQPNVVIARDYKFMCSDPGQDLIKQDIKNLGVNRVVVAACSPLMHELTFRMAAESAGLNRYLVQIANIREHCSWVHDDKEQATKKAIALVNAAVRRVALQEPLQITRMPVNKATLIVGGGIAGIQAALEIANAGHHVYLVEKEPTIGGRMGQFDKTFPTLDCAACILTPKMVSVGHRKDITLLTYSEVDSVSGYIGNFKIRVRKKARYVDTEKCTGCGQCWSNCPATRIPSGRSIVLGDKLVNEKSTQ, encoded by the coding sequence ATGCATGAGAGTGCAAAGCCAACCAACGGCAACGGGCAGATAAAGATTGGTGTCTACGTTTGCCACTGCGGTGTCAACATCTCCGCCACAGTGAACGTTACGCAGGTGTGCAATTTCATCGCGAAACAACCGAACGTGGTCATTGCACGCGACTACAAATTCATGTGCTCGGATCCGGGCCAGGATCTGATCAAACAGGACATCAAAAACCTCGGTGTCAACAGGGTCGTGGTAGCGGCCTGTTCTCCGCTCATGCACGAGTTGACGTTCAGAATGGCGGCTGAATCCGCCGGGCTGAACCGGTACCTCGTTCAGATCGCCAACATCCGTGAGCATTGTTCCTGGGTCCACGATGACAAGGAACAGGCGACGAAGAAGGCAATCGCACTCGTCAATGCCGCGGTGCGCAGAGTCGCGCTCCAGGAGCCGCTTCAGATCACACGCATGCCGGTCAACAAGGCCACGCTCATAGTCGGAGGGGGCATCGCTGGTATTCAGGCCGCTCTCGAGATCGCGAATGCCGGGCACCACGTGTATCTCGTCGAGAAAGAGCCGACGATCGGTGGAAGGATGGGGCAGTTCGACAAGACCTTCCCGACGCTGGATTGTGCAGCCTGCATCCTGACGCCGAAGATGGTGTCCGTGGGACATCGAAAGGACATCACACTGCTGACGTACTCGGAGGTGGACAGCGTTTCCGGCTACATCGGCAACTTCAAGATCCGGGTACGGAAGAAAGCCCGATATGTCGACACGGAGAAATGCACGGGGTGTGGGCAGTGCTGGAGTAATTGTCCAGCCACGCGCATCCCATCCGGCAGGTCAATCGTGCTTGGTGACAAACTCGTGAACGAAAAGTCGACCCAATAG
- a CDS encoding CoB--CoM heterodisulfide reductase iron-sulfur subunit B family protein → MKYAYYPGCSLEKTQRGYDESVREVFKALGQELVEIDDWNCCGATMYMSVKETVSLAVSARNLAIAEKMGMEILAPCSSCFTVLLKTNRILREIPEMHRDVNEALAEGGLSYNNTSKVRHPVDVLMNDIGVEAIRGRVRQTLNGLKIAPYYGCQIVRPDKTFDDRENPMLLDRMFDACGGESVYFPMKVRCCGGMLMTTFEDTALKLNKDLLQCAADSGAEVIVTTCPLCHFNLEAYQGKINKTFGTKFDVPILYFTQLLGIAFGLPSKSLGLDSSFIPLGSKITSLAEAHYA, encoded by the coding sequence GTGAAATACGCGTATTATCCCGGCTGCAGCCTTGAAAAAACGCAGCGAGGTTACGATGAATCGGTGAGAGAGGTATTCAAGGCGCTTGGACAGGAACTGGTCGAGATCGACGACTGGAATTGCTGCGGCGCGACGATGTATATGTCAGTCAAAGAGACCGTATCGCTTGCAGTCTCCGCGAGGAACCTCGCGATCGCCGAGAAAATGGGAATGGAGATTCTGGCGCCATGCAGCTCGTGCTTCACCGTGCTCCTGAAGACCAACAGGATCCTCCGAGAGATCCCCGAGATGCACCGCGACGTGAACGAAGCTCTGGCCGAAGGAGGCCTGAGTTACAACAATACCTCGAAAGTCCGTCATCCGGTTGATGTTCTGATGAATGATATCGGAGTCGAGGCAATCAGGGGGCGTGTCCGGCAAACGCTGAACGGCCTCAAAATAGCCCCCTATTATGGATGCCAGATCGTGCGGCCGGACAAGACATTCGACGATCGCGAAAATCCGATGCTCCTCGACAGAATGTTTGACGCCTGCGGGGGCGAGTCAGTCTATTTCCCGATGAAGGTCCGATGCTGCGGCGGAATGCTGATGACGACATTCGAAGACACCGCCCTTAAGCTCAATAAAGACCTGCTGCAATGTGCTGCCGACAGCGGGGCTGAGGTCATCGTGACGACTTGCCCTCTGTGTCATTTCAATCTTGAGGCATATCAGGGGAAAATCAACAAAACGTTCGGTACGAAGTTCGACGTCCCCATTCTGTACTTCACCCAACTACTCGGAATCGCTTTCGGTCTTCCGTCCAAGAGCCTTGGACTCGATTCATCGTTCATTCCTCTGGGCAGCAAGATAACATCGTTAGCGGAGGCTCACTATGCATGA
- a CDS encoding 4Fe-4S dicluster domain-containing protein: protein MAHTSNYLPGLMSRSEAELRQAFLKHVEAVPAGERIKRCIQCGTCTGSCPVSYAMDISPRQLIALYRAGELEAIMNSRSIWICASCYACTTRCPSGIKITDLIYALKRTEMEKNLKSKAPQVQLMAKLFIGSLRNFGRLHEGSVIALYYMRTGIFKLFAYVPLGIKMLRTNRLALFPKRIKAHRSLSRIIKKAQEIEMRHLPEKLEYSPEYVGYRGLGEMKLESKKGE from the coding sequence ATGGCACACACTTCAAATTACCTCCCTGGACTGATGTCGCGGAGCGAAGCGGAACTGAGGCAGGCCTTCCTGAAACACGTGGAAGCTGTCCCGGCAGGTGAGCGAATCAAGCGCTGTATCCAGTGTGGCACGTGTACCGGATCATGCCCGGTCAGCTACGCAATGGACATTTCTCCCCGTCAGCTGATTGCACTGTACCGCGCCGGTGAGCTGGAGGCGATCATGAACAGCCGGTCCATCTGGATCTGTGCGTCGTGCTACGCATGCACGACACGCTGCCCGTCGGGTATCAAGATTACGGATTTGATCTATGCGCTCAAGCGAACGGAAATGGAGAAAAACCTGAAGTCAAAGGCTCCGCAGGTGCAGTTGATGGCGAAGCTGTTTATCGGCAGCCTCAGGAACTTCGGGAGGCTCCATGAGGGATCGGTGATAGCGTTGTACTACATGAGGACCGGGATATTCAAGCTCTTTGCGTATGTCCCTCTCGGTATCAAGATGCTTCGGACAAACCGGCTCGCTCTCTTCCCGAAACGGATCAAAGCCCACCGCTCGCTTTCACGCATCATCAAGAAAGCGCAGGAAATTGAAATGCGCCACCTGCCCGAGAAGCTTGAGTACTCACCCGAATATGTTGGCTACAGAGGGCTCGGTGAGATGAAACTTGAATCCAAAAAAGGAGAGTGA
- a CDS encoding hydrogenase maturation protease: MSALTNPDRSPHRKPLTIIGLGNELLSDDGVGIRVVQELKKRLTDDFITYEEIAVGGLELLDFVVGCGERIIVDAITSGNQPAGTLYRFIQLPDQEPLKLASSHQIDLGQVLALAKLLGAALPDKLTVYGIEVSDTTTFRDACTAEVAKAIPTLVDLIFNDIQADGMDSPVHAGEWQVIDHLVSSPRDGCKDRMAIVGQFEP; encoded by the coding sequence ATGTCCGCTTTGACTAATCCCGACCGATCACCCCATCGAAAGCCCCTGACGATAATTGGTCTGGGCAATGAATTGCTCTCAGATGATGGAGTGGGGATCAGAGTTGTTCAAGAACTGAAGAAACGGCTCACAGATGACTTCATAACATACGAGGAAATTGCGGTAGGGGGGCTCGAGCTCCTGGACTTTGTGGTCGGATGTGGGGAACGCATTATTGTGGACGCGATCACCTCAGGAAATCAACCCGCAGGAACCCTGTATCGGTTCATCCAGCTGCCCGATCAGGAACCTCTGAAGCTTGCCTCGTCCCACCAGATCGACCTTGGCCAGGTGCTCGCTCTTGCAAAACTCCTGGGAGCAGCGCTTCCCGACAAACTTACGGTCTATGGAATCGAGGTTTCTGATACTACCACCTTTCGTGACGCTTGCACGGCAGAGGTCGCAAAAGCGATACCAACGCTAGTCGATCTTATCTTCAATGATATACAAGCGGATGGAATGGACTCCCCGGTTCATGCCGGAGAGTGGCAGGTCATCGATCACCTTGTGTCGAGTCCCAGAGACGGTTGCAAGGATCGGATGGCAATAGTTGGTCAATTCGAGCCGTGA
- a CDS encoding MarR family winged helix-turn-helix transcriptional regulator yields the protein MHSTEPRFGVDLLRLTRRCRGIDKYVSSRAELTVDEMHCLSVLYSDHPPSVKRLSELINVSSTRASKLLKDLEDREFVTRTLDADDRRKELVVLTEPGERAVQKIVGLYTEIGSELLASWRTELAADFSWLLKVVGETK from the coding sequence ATGCACTCAACCGAGCCAAGATTTGGGGTCGATCTTCTCCGTCTGACCCGTCGGTGCCGGGGAATTGACAAATACGTCTCGTCGCGCGCTGAACTTACGGTCGATGAGATGCATTGTCTGAGTGTGCTTTACTCAGATCATCCTCCCTCTGTGAAGAGGCTCAGCGAGCTCATCAATGTGAGCTCGACGCGTGCTTCAAAACTCCTGAAAGATCTTGAGGATCGGGAGTTTGTTACGCGAACGCTCGATGCGGATGACCGACGAAAAGAACTTGTAGTTCTGACTGAGCCTGGCGAGAGAGCGGTCCAGAAGATTGTTGGCTTGTATACCGAAATCGGAAGTGAGCTGCTTGCGAGCTGGCGCACCGAGCTTGCCGCAGATTTTTCCTGGCTGCTGAAGGTTGTTGGCGAGACAAAATAG
- a CDS encoding cache domain-containing protein, protein MKTIQSQLILAFSIAILVPALVTGYVGMRIITDQVITRAETKTISDLNSARELYRNKISEIHSITRLTALRKLVRAAVLNRDHAFLSKDFRSILEREKLDILSVTDARGTVIARGRNPALYGDIILEDRFIERVLRTRQPVSGTDLLTRDMLVKASPDLAANALMDIIPTPKAKERKDRQETSGMMLASAVPVFDDNDHFLGAIIGGVLLNRNFEIVDKIKEIVHEGQIYQGKEIGTATIFQGDLRISTNVRNADGSRALGTLVSSEVYDAVLREGKRWVGEAFVVNATYITAYEPIRDLMGNIIGMLYVGVLKQPFDDVLQRTLVTFLGIAFLGIILIVLASIFLARRISRPLRQLEEISKQIAEGDYKHDFTAKGPSEIEHLGRSLNVMSRQLETEKRELEEWGATLEKKVAERADEMKKINSQLFRSEKLASLGKLAAGVAHEINNPLTGILTNSSLLLEDLPADDPRREDVEVMVHETIRCREIVKRLLDFARQTKPQTRLASINTLIENIILLVRNQASFRNILIEKNLHGDMPDIHVDPDQIQQVFVNIILNAAEAMTKGGVLTISSTMSPQRDSLIVSIADTGPGISEEVRELIFDPFYTTKEHGTGLGLSISYGIVEQHGGTITVESTIGKGSVFVIQLPVQTSEGNGHTA, encoded by the coding sequence GTGAAGACGATTCAGTCGCAACTCATCCTCGCATTTTCCATTGCAATTCTTGTCCCGGCCCTTGTTACCGGCTATGTCGGAATGCGGATCATTACCGATCAGGTTATCACGCGAGCCGAGACAAAAACGATTTCCGACCTCAACTCCGCACGCGAACTTTATCGTAACAAGATTTCCGAAATCCACAGTATCACGCGCCTCACGGCACTCCGCAAACTTGTCCGTGCCGCCGTTCTTAACCGGGACCACGCGTTTCTTTCAAAGGACTTTCGATCTATCCTCGAGCGTGAGAAGCTGGACATTTTGTCTGTCACTGACGCACGCGGCACTGTGATCGCCCGTGGCCGCAATCCTGCCCTCTATGGAGACATCATACTCGAAGATCGGTTCATCGAACGTGTGCTCCGAACGCGTCAGCCTGTGAGCGGCACCGATCTCCTTACGAGGGACATGCTCGTCAAAGCCTCGCCGGACCTTGCCGCCAATGCGCTTATGGATATTATCCCGACACCCAAGGCGAAGGAGCGCAAGGACCGCCAGGAGACTTCCGGCATGATGCTCGCATCCGCCGTGCCGGTCTTCGATGACAACGACCATTTCCTGGGTGCGATCATCGGCGGCGTCCTTCTGAATCGGAACTTCGAGATCGTCGACAAGATCAAAGAAATTGTTCACGAAGGTCAAATCTACCAGGGAAAGGAAATAGGCACTGCGACGATCTTTCAGGGTGATCTTCGCATTTCAACAAATGTCAGGAACGCTGACGGGAGCCGGGCGCTCGGAACGCTTGTCTCGAGTGAGGTGTATGATGCCGTGCTCAGAGAAGGCAAACGCTGGGTGGGAGAAGCCTTTGTCGTCAACGCCACCTATATCACCGCGTACGAGCCGATTCGAGATCTGATGGGGAATATCATCGGAATGCTCTACGTCGGAGTCCTGAAACAGCCGTTCGACGACGTCCTGCAGCGAACCCTCGTCACATTTCTTGGGATCGCGTTCCTGGGAATCATTCTGATTGTCCTAGCGTCGATATTCCTGGCGCGCCGTATTTCACGCCCGCTGCGCCAACTCGAGGAAATCTCCAAACAGATTGCTGAGGGAGACTACAAACACGATTTCACGGCCAAAGGCCCCAGCGAGATCGAGCACCTTGGCCGCTCGCTGAACGTAATGTCAAGACAATTGGAGACTGAGAAACGCGAGCTTGAGGAATGGGGTGCAACCTTGGAGAAAAAGGTCGCCGAACGCGCAGATGAAATGAAGAAGATCAACTCCCAACTCTTCCGATCTGAAAAGCTGGCGTCCCTTGGCAAGCTGGCAGCGGGAGTCGCCCACGAAATTAACAACCCGTTGACCGGAATTCTCACGAACAGCAGTCTTCTGCTGGAGGACCTCCCTGCCGATGATCCCAGGCGAGAAGACGTGGAGGTCATGGTACACGAAACAATCCGATGCCGGGAGATCGTAAAGCGGCTGCTCGATTTTGCCCGTCAGACAAAGCCGCAAACGCGCCTTGCCAGTATCAATACGCTTATCGAGAACATCATCCTGCTCGTCCGGAATCAGGCGTCATTCAGGAACATTCTTATTGAGAAGAATCTCCACGGAGACATGCCCGACATTCATGTTGATCCGGATCAGATCCAACAGGTGTTTGTAAATATCATCCTGAATGCCGCCGAGGCAATGACAAAAGGAGGCGTCCTCACGATCTCTTCGACCATGTCACCCCAACGGGATAGTCTCATTGTCAGCATCGCCGACACAGGGCCCGGCATTTCGGAAGAAGTTCGCGAACTCATCTTCGATCCTTTCTACACGACAAAAGAACATGGAACCGGTCTTGGACTTTCCATCAGCTACGGAATCGTTGAGCAACACGGTGGAACGATAACCGTGGAGAGCACCATAGGGAAGGGATCGGTCTTCGTCATCCAACTCCCCGTCCAGACAAGCGAAGGGAATGGACATACGGCATGA
- a CDS encoding sigma-54 dependent transcriptional regulator — protein MSSHILIVDDEIVICKSCEKVFRRSGHTAAIATSGREALSMLESESFDVVFTDLKMMDMGGLQVLQTVREKYPSTVVVIITGYATIASAVETMRSGAFDFLPKPFTAGELLAVLDRALERRKLLKMSEPGFAYVESGGFEGLIGSSAAMKEVYGLIQKVGPTDSTVLIIGESGTGKDLTAKAIHERSKRKAAKFFAIDISTLSSTLLESELFGHVKGSFTGATVDRAGVFEVANEGTIFLDEIGNLSMETQARLLRVLQEKEFIPVGSTTVRKVDLRLIFATNQNLRQLVSEGKFREDLYYRLNVFPLRLPPLRERREDIPELVVHFLKKFCSAISRSIPHVRAEAMELLMDYHWPGNVRELEHAIERLTILVEGDEIEPVHISAALYRTDSSLRSMIPKTSDELKELKKKIRESSVQEVEKLFIEESLVRNNWNVSKAAREANMQRSNFQALMRKYHIKRHAPPA, from the coding sequence ATGAGCTCGCATATTCTGATTGTTGACGACGAAATCGTGATCTGCAAAAGCTGCGAAAAAGTGTTCCGGCGTTCAGGGCACACCGCCGCGATTGCCACGTCCGGCCGCGAAGCGCTGTCGATGCTGGAATCGGAAAGCTTCGATGTCGTCTTCACAGATCTCAAGATGATGGACATGGGAGGATTGCAGGTACTGCAAACAGTCAGAGAGAAATACCCGTCCACTGTCGTCGTGATTATCACCGGTTATGCGACAATAGCCTCAGCCGTGGAGACGATGAGATCTGGAGCGTTCGACTTCCTCCCGAAGCCGTTCACCGCCGGCGAGCTGCTTGCTGTTCTCGATAGAGCATTGGAGAGAAGAAAACTCCTCAAGATGTCAGAACCGGGATTCGCATACGTTGAGTCAGGAGGCTTCGAAGGTCTGATCGGTTCCAGTGCCGCGATGAAAGAAGTCTACGGCTTGATCCAGAAGGTTGGGCCGACGGACAGCACGGTGCTCATTATCGGTGAAAGCGGTACGGGAAAAGACCTGACAGCGAAAGCAATCCACGAGCGAAGCAAGCGAAAGGCTGCGAAGTTCTTTGCCATCGACATTTCAACGCTCTCAAGCACGCTCTTGGAGAGCGAGCTGTTCGGACACGTTAAGGGCTCTTTTACCGGCGCGACGGTTGACAGGGCGGGGGTCTTTGAGGTCGCAAACGAGGGGACAATTTTCCTGGATGAAATCGGGAATCTCTCGATGGAAACCCAGGCCCGCCTGCTCCGGGTTCTGCAGGAGAAGGAGTTCATCCCCGTCGGAAGCACGACGGTCCGCAAGGTCGATCTGCGGCTGATATTTGCGACAAACCAAAACCTTAGACAACTCGTCAGTGAAGGGAAGTTCAGAGAGGACCTCTACTATCGGCTGAACGTGTTCCCGCTCCGCCTCCCTCCTCTGAGGGAGCGACGCGAAGATATTCCCGAGCTTGTCGTACATTTTCTGAAGAAATTCTGTTCTGCCATCAGCCGATCCATACCGCACGTACGCGCAGAGGCAATGGAGTTGTTGATGGACTACCACTGGCCGGGCAATGTCCGGGAGCTCGAACACGCCATCGAGCGGCTGACAATTCTTGTCGAAGGAGATGAAATCGAGCCAGTACACATTTCGGCCGCTCTCTATCGCACCGACTCTTCTCTTCGCTCAATGATTCCGAAGACGAGCGATGAGCTCAAGGAGCTTAAGAAGAAAATACGAGAGTCATCTGTCCAGGAAGTTGAAAAGCTCTTCATCGAAGAGTCTCTCGTACGAAACAACTGGAACGTATCGAAGGCTGCACGCGAAGCAAACATGCAGCGGTCGAATTTCCAGGCGTTGATGAGAAAATACCACATCAAGAGGCACGCCCCGCCCGCATAA
- a CDS encoding response regulator, whose amino-acid sequence MITQKILVVDDEENVCQSIKKVLSRKGYNISQAFTVDDAVKLIKEMTFDLVITDMMIPGTSGLELLQIIRDDYPELEVIMITGYASIESAVKATKLGASAYLPKPFTPDELTKVTEKTLAARVTSARRKASEVPEQQEGEIEEGNIDIDMPFNAREVAKQTSREYVETLTHTDVPLPKKGAAKEYCFLGQRECRKLVLDGKECAGECPILKKEKARASKSTSVRTLSNDIIDVDLPFNLAEVERITGSDYINCLTRSDIPLAGLYGKDPNAKYSVLVVDDEPIVCHSIRKILSKQSCAVEEAFDVDSAMLKLKIQSYDLVLLDLKMPKRSGMEVLKSIRTQYPDVPVIMVTGHGTIETAIEATKFGAFDFIPKPFTPQELTKVAVEALAA is encoded by the coding sequence ATGATTACCCAAAAAATACTCGTAGTCGATGACGAAGAGAATGTTTGTCAGAGCATCAAGAAAGTCCTTTCCCGTAAGGGATACAACATTTCCCAGGCCTTCACGGTCGATGATGCGGTAAAACTCATCAAAGAGATGACGTTTGATCTCGTCATCACCGATATGATGATTCCAGGGACAAGCGGATTGGAGCTGCTCCAGATCATCAGAGACGATTATCCGGAGCTCGAAGTCATCATGATCACCGGGTATGCTTCGATCGAGTCGGCGGTCAAAGCAACAAAGCTTGGGGCGTCGGCCTATCTCCCGAAACCCTTCACGCCTGATGAGCTGACCAAGGTTACCGAGAAAACACTGGCTGCAAGAGTGACGAGCGCAAGAAGGAAAGCCTCTGAAGTCCCGGAACAGCAAGAAGGCGAGATCGAGGAAGGCAATATCGACATCGATATGCCCTTCAATGCCCGGGAAGTTGCGAAGCAGACGTCCAGGGAATACGTTGAGACGCTGACACATACGGATGTTCCGTTGCCCAAGAAGGGCGCGGCGAAGGAGTATTGCTTCCTGGGACAACGTGAGTGCAGAAAACTCGTTCTGGACGGTAAAGAGTGTGCAGGTGAGTGCCCGATTCTCAAGAAGGAAAAGGCACGGGCGTCAAAGTCAACGAGTGTCAGAACGCTTTCGAACGACATCATCGATGTGGATCTCCCCTTCAACCTTGCTGAAGTGGAGCGGATAACCGGTTCGGACTACATCAATTGTCTCACGCGATCGGATATTCCGCTTGCGGGTTTGTACGGCAAAGACCCCAACGCCAAGTATTCCGTGCTTGTAGTGGATGATGAACCAATCGTTTGCCATAGTATCCGCAAGATCCTCTCGAAGCAGAGCTGTGCGGTCGAAGAAGCCTTCGACGTCGACTCTGCAATGCTGAAACTGAAGATCCAGTCATACGACCTGGTGCTCCTCGATCTCAAGATGCCGAAACGCAGCGGGATGGAAGTCCTCAAATCCATCCGGACTCAGTATCCTGACGTGCCGGTCATCATGGTCACCGGCCATGGTACGATTGAGACCGCAATCGAGGCGACGAAGTTCGGAGCCTTCGATTTCATTCCAAAACCGTTCACGCCACAGGAACTGACAAAGGTCGCTGTCGAGGCCCTTGCAGCCTGA
- a CDS encoding carboxymuconolactone decarboxylase family protein: MGSRLEEFREYRARMNDRVLQIDHLGIKRFFNLDTTAYKDGALDGKTKELLGLTASAVLRCDDCVDYHLLQCVEAGWKDEELHDALNVALVVGGSIVIPHLRHAVETADLLRAEKAGSQ; encoded by the coding sequence ATGGGCAGTCGTCTTGAAGAGTTTAGGGAATACCGGGCACGCATGAATGACAGGGTCCTGCAGATTGATCATCTCGGGATCAAGAGGTTTTTCAATCTGGACACCACTGCATACAAGGATGGTGCGCTTGACGGCAAGACAAAGGAGTTGCTTGGATTGACGGCCTCCGCCGTGCTGCGCTGCGACGATTGCGTAGATTACCATCTTCTCCAGTGCGTCGAGGCTGGCTGGAAGGATGAAGAGCTTCACGATGCCTTGAATGTTGCGTTAGTCGTGGGTGGGAGCATCGTTATTCCGCATCTCCGTCACGCGGTTGAAACGGCCGACTTGCTCAGGGCTGAGAAAGCGGGATCACAGTGA